Proteins from a single region of Streptomyces spectabilis:
- the ppdK gene encoding pyruvate, phosphate dikinase, whose protein sequence is MSENKDPHVAQGVKFVYDFTEGNKDLKDLLGGKGANLAEMTNLGLPVPPGFTITTEACKVYLDSGEEPVALRDEVSAHLDALEKKMGKQLGQADDPLLVSVRSGAKFSMPGMMDTVLNIGLSDKSVQGLAKQAGDERFAWDSYRRLIQMFGKTVLGVEGDLFEDALEKAKEAKKVTVDTDLEAADLKKLVTKFKKLVKTEAGRDFPQDPREQMDLAIKAVFDSWNGDRAKLYRRQERIPHDLGTAVNVCSMVFGNLGPDSGTGVAFTRDPASGHQGVYGDYLQNAQGEDVVAGIRNTVPLADLEQIDKKSYDQLMQIMETLETHYKDLCDIEFTIERGQLWMLQTRVGKRTAGAAFRIATQLVDQGLITEAEALQRVTGAQLAQLMFPRFDDEAKVEQLGRGIAASPGAAVGKAVFDSYTAIKWSRSGEKVILIRRETNPDDLDGMIAAEGILTSRGGKTSHAAVVARGMGKTCVCGAEDLEVDTKRRRLTVGDTVVEEGDVVSIDGSTGKVYLGEVPVVPSPVVEYFEGRMHAGADDADELVQAVHRIMAFADGKRRLRVRANADNAEDALRARRFGAQGIGLCRTEHMFLGERREMVEKLILADTDEEREEALKALLPQQKQDFVELFEAMDGLPVTVRLLDPPLHEFLPDITELSVRVALAESRKDANENDLRLLQAVHRLHEQNPMLGLRGVRLGLVIPGLFTMQVRAIAEAAAERKNAKGDPRVEIMIPLVGTVQELEIVREDAEKVITEVEAATGVHLKLALGTMIELPRAAVTAGQIAEAAEFFSFGTNDLTQTVWGFSRDDVEASFFTAYLEKGIFGVSPFETIDKDGVGSLVRSAVEAGRATRPDIKLGVCGEHGGDPESVHFFHEVGLDYVSCSPFRIPVARLEAGRAASQAQGSDHR, encoded by the coding sequence GTGTCGGAAAACAAAGATCCCCACGTAGCTCAGGGCGTGAAGTTCGTTTACGACTTCACCGAGGGCAACAAGGACCTCAAGGACCTCCTCGGTGGCAAGGGTGCGAACCTCGCCGAGATGACCAACCTGGGTCTTCCCGTCCCTCCGGGCTTCACCATCACCACCGAGGCCTGCAAGGTCTACCTCGACAGCGGCGAGGAGCCCGTGGCGCTGCGCGACGAGGTGAGCGCGCACCTGGACGCCCTCGAGAAGAAGATGGGCAAGCAGCTCGGCCAGGCCGACGACCCGCTGCTCGTCTCGGTCCGCTCGGGCGCCAAGTTCTCCATGCCCGGCATGATGGACACGGTCCTCAACATCGGGCTCTCCGACAAGTCCGTACAGGGCCTCGCCAAGCAGGCGGGCGACGAGCGCTTCGCCTGGGACTCCTACCGCCGGCTCATCCAGATGTTCGGCAAGACCGTCCTCGGCGTCGAGGGCGACCTCTTCGAGGACGCCCTGGAGAAGGCCAAGGAGGCCAAGAAGGTCACGGTCGACACCGATCTGGAGGCGGCCGACCTCAAGAAGCTCGTCACCAAGTTCAAGAAGCTCGTCAAGACCGAGGCGGGCCGCGACTTCCCGCAGGACCCGCGCGAGCAGATGGACCTCGCCATCAAGGCGGTCTTCGACTCCTGGAACGGCGACCGGGCCAAGCTCTACCGCCGCCAGGAGCGCATCCCGCACGACCTGGGCACCGCCGTCAACGTCTGCTCCATGGTCTTCGGCAACCTCGGCCCGGACTCGGGCACGGGCGTGGCCTTCACCCGCGACCCCGCGAGCGGCCACCAGGGCGTCTACGGCGACTACCTCCAGAACGCGCAGGGCGAGGACGTCGTCGCGGGCATCCGCAACACCGTCCCGCTCGCCGATCTGGAGCAGATCGACAAGAAGTCGTACGACCAGCTCATGCAGATCATGGAGACCTTGGAGACCCACTACAAGGACCTCTGCGACATCGAGTTCACCATCGAGCGCGGGCAGCTGTGGATGCTCCAGACCCGCGTCGGCAAGCGCACCGCGGGCGCGGCCTTCCGCATCGCGACCCAGCTCGTCGACCAGGGCCTGATCACCGAGGCCGAGGCGCTCCAGCGCGTCACCGGCGCGCAGCTCGCGCAGCTGATGTTCCCGCGCTTCGACGACGAGGCCAAGGTCGAGCAGCTCGGCCGGGGCATCGCCGCCTCGCCCGGCGCCGCCGTCGGCAAGGCCGTCTTCGACTCCTACACCGCCATCAAGTGGTCGCGCTCCGGCGAGAAGGTCATCCTGATCCGCCGCGAGACCAACCCCGACGACCTGGACGGCATGATCGCCGCCGAGGGCATCCTGACCTCGCGCGGCGGCAAGACCTCGCACGCCGCCGTCGTCGCGCGCGGCATGGGCAAGACCTGTGTCTGCGGCGCCGAGGACCTGGAGGTCGACACCAAGCGCCGCCGCCTCACGGTCGGCGACACCGTCGTCGAGGAGGGCGACGTCGTCTCCATCGACGGCTCCACGGGCAAGGTCTACCTGGGCGAGGTCCCGGTCGTGCCGTCCCCGGTCGTCGAGTACTTCGAGGGCCGCATGCACGCCGGTGCCGACGACGCCGACGAACTGGTCCAGGCCGTGCACCGCATCATGGCCTTCGCCGACGGCAAGCGCCGTCTGCGGGTGCGCGCCAACGCCGACAACGCCGAGGACGCGCTGCGCGCCCGCCGCTTCGGCGCGCAGGGCATCGGCCTGTGCCGCACCGAGCACATGTTCCTCGGCGAGCGCCGCGAGATGGTCGAGAAGCTGATCCTCGCCGACACCGACGAGGAGCGCGAGGAGGCCCTGAAGGCCCTGCTCCCGCAGCAGAAGCAGGACTTCGTCGAGCTCTTCGAGGCGATGGACGGCCTGCCCGTCACCGTCCGCCTGCTCGACCCGCCGCTGCACGAGTTCCTGCCCGACATCACCGAGCTGTCGGTCCGCGTCGCGCTCGCCGAGTCCCGCAAGGACGCCAACGAGAACGACCTGCGGCTGCTCCAGGCCGTGCACCGCCTGCACGAGCAGAACCCGATGCTGGGCCTGCGCGGCGTCCGCCTCGGCCTGGTCATCCCCGGCCTGTTCACCATGCAGGTCCGGGCGATCGCGGAGGCCGCCGCCGAGCGCAAGAACGCCAAGGGCGACCCGCGCGTCGAGATCATGATCCCGCTGGTCGGCACCGTCCAGGAGCTGGAGATCGTCCGCGAGGACGCCGAGAAGGTCATCACCGAGGTCGAGGCCGCCACCGGCGTCCACCTCAAGCTGGCGCTCGGCACGATGATCGAGCTGCCCCGCGCCGCCGTGACCGCCGGTCAGATCGCCGAGGCCGCGGAGTTCTTCTCCTTCGGTACGAACGACCTCACCCAGACGGTGTGGGGCTTCAGCCGCGACGACGTGGAGGCCTCGTTCTTCACGGCGTACCTGGAGAAGGGCATCTTCGGCGTCAGCCCCTTCGAGACCATCGACAAGGACGGCGTCGGCTCCCTCGTGCGCAGCGCCGTCGAGGCGGGCCGGGCCACGCGCCCCGACATCAAGCTCGGCGTCTGCGGCGAGCACGGCGGCGACCCGGAGTCGGTGCACTTCTTCCACGAGGTCGGCCTCGACTACGTGTCCTGCTCGCCCTTCCGCATCCCGGTCGCGCGCCTCGAAGCGGGCCGCGCCGCTTCCCAGGCCCAGGGCAGCGACCACCGGTAG
- a CDS encoding glycogen debranching N-terminal domain-containing protein: MTDRHQHHLLVRGTTFAAVGPGGDIRGVPGGGSPDGLFVRDARHLSRWQLTVDGAVPEVLSPAGGGDVARCVLVPRGGRQEPPAYTLFREQAVTDGTLVEAVRITSNRPVPTTLRLALTADADFTDQFELRADHRTYAKPGAVRSRRVLEPTGGEDERGPGGIEFAYRRGDWLARTTVTAEPAPDAVEETGTGARRLVWALELAAHASAELALTVAAAPHGAPPLPPPPASPGAAITQLSATQREFTADVPLPPAWPELAAACTRGLCDLAALQVPARGPDGEELRVPGAGVPWFLTLLGRDALLTSLFALPYLPRLAAATLPALAATQATAAADGRAAQPGKIVHEVRHGELAHFDQVPYARYYGSVDATPLFLVLLGAYTERTGDTALARRMAGHARAAVGWMLDHGGLTARGYLVYRADEGGLANQNWKDSPGAICGADGDRPTGPVMAAGAQGYAYDALRRTAWLARAVWGDAVYADLLTQAAADLRDRFQRDFWMAGRGFPALALDGEGRQVDALASDAGHLLWSGLLDKEYGEAVGRRLLEPDFFSGWGVRTLASGQGAYHPLSYHRGSVWPHDNALITLGLSRYGLHDEARAVAHALVDAASTAGGRLPEVLAGYERAAYPEPVPYPHACVQESRSAAAPLALLTAVTGG; the protein is encoded by the coding sequence ATGACTGACCGGCACCAGCACCACCTGCTCGTACGCGGTACGACGTTCGCGGCCGTGGGCCCCGGCGGCGACATCCGCGGCGTCCCGGGCGGCGGCTCCCCCGACGGCCTCTTCGTGCGCGACGCGCGGCATCTGAGCCGCTGGCAGCTGACCGTGGACGGCGCGGTGCCCGAGGTCCTGAGCCCCGCCGGGGGCGGGGACGTGGCGCGCTGTGTGCTCGTGCCGCGCGGCGGCCGTCAGGAGCCGCCCGCGTACACGCTCTTCCGCGAACAGGCCGTCACCGACGGCACGCTGGTCGAGGCGGTGCGGATCACCAGCAACCGCCCGGTGCCGACGACGCTGCGGCTCGCCCTGACCGCCGACGCCGACTTCACCGACCAGTTCGAGCTGCGCGCGGACCACCGTACGTACGCGAAGCCGGGCGCGGTCCGGTCCCGGCGGGTCCTGGAGCCGACTGGCGGCGAGGACGAACGGGGCCCCGGCGGCATCGAGTTCGCCTACCGCCGCGGGGACTGGCTGGCCCGCACCACCGTGACCGCCGAGCCCGCCCCTGACGCCGTCGAGGAGACGGGCACCGGGGCGCGCCGGCTCGTCTGGGCGCTCGAACTGGCCGCGCACGCCTCCGCCGAGCTGGCCCTGACCGTCGCGGCGGCACCGCACGGCGCGCCGCCGCTGCCGCCCCCGCCCGCGTCGCCGGGCGCCGCCATCACCCAACTCTCGGCCACTCAGCGGGAGTTCACCGCCGATGTGCCGCTGCCGCCCGCCTGGCCCGAGCTGGCCGCGGCGTGCACGCGCGGTCTTTGCGACCTCGCCGCGCTCCAGGTGCCCGCGCGCGGCCCCGACGGCGAGGAGCTGCGCGTTCCCGGCGCCGGGGTTCCCTGGTTCCTCACCCTGCTCGGCCGTGACGCGCTGTTGACCTCGCTCTTCGCGCTGCCGTACCTGCCGCGGCTCGCCGCCGCGACGCTGCCCGCGCTCGCCGCGACACAGGCCACCGCGGCCGCCGACGGACGGGCCGCGCAGCCCGGCAAGATCGTGCACGAGGTGCGCCACGGCGAGCTGGCGCACTTCGACCAGGTCCCGTACGCGCGCTACTACGGCTCCGTGGACGCGACGCCGCTCTTCCTCGTGCTGCTCGGCGCGTACACCGAGCGGACCGGTGACACCGCTCTCGCCCGTCGCATGGCGGGACACGCGCGCGCCGCCGTCGGCTGGATGCTCGACCACGGCGGGCTCACCGCGCGCGGCTACCTCGTCTACCGCGCCGACGAGGGCGGGCTCGCCAACCAGAACTGGAAGGACTCCCCCGGCGCGATCTGCGGCGCCGACGGGGACCGGCCGACCGGGCCCGTCATGGCCGCGGGGGCCCAGGGCTACGCGTACGACGCGCTGCGGCGGACGGCGTGGCTCGCCCGGGCCGTCTGGGGCGACGCCGTCTACGCGGACCTGCTCACCCAGGCCGCCGCCGACCTGCGGGACCGCTTCCAGCGGGACTTCTGGATGGCCGGGCGCGGCTTCCCCGCGCTCGCCCTCGACGGCGAGGGGCGGCAGGTGGACGCCCTCGCGTCCGACGCGGGGCACCTGCTGTGGTCCGGGCTCCTCGACAAGGAGTACGGCGAGGCGGTGGGGCGGCGCCTCCTCGAACCCGACTTCTTCTCCGGCTGGGGCGTGCGCACGCTGGCCTCCGGGCAGGGGGCGTACCACCCGCTCTCCTACCACCGGGGCTCGGTGTGGCCCCACGACAACGCGCTCATCACGCTCGGGCTCTCCCGCTACGGGCTCCACGACGAGGCCCGGGCCGTGGCCCACGCGCTTGTGGACGCGGCGAGCACGGCCGGTGGGCGGCTGCCCGAGGTCCTGGCCGGCTACGAACGCGCCGCGTACCCGGAGCCGGTCCCCTACCCCCACGCCTGCGTCCAGGAGTCCCGCTCGGCGGCGGCCCCGTTGGCCCTGCTGACCGCGGTGACGGGCGGCTAG
- a CDS encoding AfsR/SARP family transcriptional regulator, giving the protein MEFRLLGAVSVGTEAGELHLGPAKRRSLLAALLLRPNRPVPVEQLTATLWEDEPPPRARSVIQGHVSRLRSLLADAGAEVFGVELVTRGAAYVLRMPESLLDAHRFEELVTLAREQRAPGDAVAMYEEALSLWQGPALTGAYPSPPLLAAAHALEELRLASVELLAAAYARRGEHQRAAAVLRAEAEDHPLRESLSAALMRALQRAGRRSEALDWFHRTRRLLADELGVDPGRELADAYGAALRGADESDGTGDGGARTAPPAPPAVPSPPPAAAPLVDLLPRVPRGFHGRAAELTALSRAAAGEAPVCLVTGPAGVGKTALAVHWAHRERAAFPGGLLYADLRGFSDAGEPDHLEVLREFLLALGVAPRRIPESAGGASALYRSLAADRQLLVVLDNARDSAQVRELLPGGARCVTVVTSRYRLRGLIASDAARPVPVGVLGPDDGTALLAAVLGEERVRAEAVAARRLAELCGGLPLALRVAAARLADQPDWSLGAMSAELSDESRRLGLLDVEDTGVRAALRLTVRRLPEDVAHHFAHLGRHPGTHVDRFAAAALAGTDPQAAEAALERLAAAHLVTRSAPGRWSLHDLVRLYARGLDAGPDAVPRVLDHHVATALAAVAAAEPGEEACFDLPADFHRPPAVREFGGREEAMAWYAAEREDLTLAVAAARAAGLHGRTWRLVLALWPHIVWRHRDGWAPLLQTALEAARADADARAEARVRALLGWVLAEEGRTGDALVHLEAATELAARAKDVPGEATALVNLSLVQAALGDPEEAAEGCLRAAGLAREVGDRHTERLALHHLARHLLVLKQWGPALDTATAALAVDIPAQASAASRVLLLTAAGEALIGLGEEAEGVRRLDTAAREAEASGFDEGAVGALGALLRFSADVGLRARYDTAVMRLTARS; this is encoded by the coding sequence GTGGAGTTCCGGCTGCTCGGAGCGGTGTCCGTCGGCACCGAGGCCGGTGAGCTGCACCTCGGTCCCGCCAAGCGGCGCAGCCTGCTCGCCGCCCTGCTCCTGCGGCCCAACCGCCCTGTTCCGGTGGAGCAGCTGACCGCCACCCTGTGGGAGGACGAGCCGCCGCCGCGCGCCCGCAGCGTCATCCAGGGCCATGTGTCGCGGCTGCGGAGCCTGCTGGCCGACGCGGGCGCCGAGGTGTTCGGGGTCGAGCTGGTCACACGGGGCGCGGCCTACGTCCTGCGGATGCCGGAGTCACTGCTCGACGCGCACCGCTTCGAGGAGCTGGTGACGCTGGCCCGCGAGCAGCGCGCGCCGGGCGACGCCGTGGCCATGTACGAGGAGGCCCTGTCGCTGTGGCAGGGGCCCGCGCTGACCGGCGCCTACCCGAGCCCGCCGCTGCTCGCCGCGGCGCACGCACTCGAAGAGCTCCGGCTCGCCTCCGTGGAGCTGCTCGCCGCGGCCTACGCGCGCCGGGGCGAGCACCAGCGGGCGGCGGCCGTGCTGCGCGCGGAGGCCGAGGACCATCCGCTGCGCGAGTCGCTCTCGGCCGCGCTGATGCGGGCGCTCCAGCGGGCGGGGCGCCGCTCGGAGGCGCTCGACTGGTTCCACCGCACCCGGCGGCTGCTCGCGGACGAGCTGGGCGTGGACCCGGGCCGCGAGCTCGCGGACGCCTACGGGGCGGCGCTGCGCGGGGCGGACGAGAGCGACGGCACCGGTGACGGCGGCGCGCGCACCGCCCCGCCCGCGCCCCCGGCCGTCCCTTCCCCGCCGCCTGCCGCCGCCCCGCTCGTCGACCTGCTGCCCCGGGTCCCGCGCGGCTTCCACGGGCGCGCCGCCGAACTCACCGCGCTGTCCCGCGCCGCCGCGGGCGAGGCGCCCGTGTGTCTGGTGACCGGGCCCGCGGGCGTGGGCAAGACGGCGCTCGCCGTGCACTGGGCGCACCGCGAGCGCGCCGCTTTCCCCGGCGGTCTGCTCTACGCCGATCTGCGCGGCTTCAGCGACGCGGGCGAGCCCGACCACCTCGAAGTGCTGCGCGAGTTCCTCCTCGCGCTCGGCGTCGCGCCGCGCCGGATACCGGAGTCGGCCGGGGGCGCCTCCGCCCTGTACCGCTCGCTCGCCGCCGACCGCCAGCTCCTCGTCGTCCTCGACAACGCGCGCGACTCCGCGCAGGTCAGGGAGTTGCTGCCGGGTGGCGCCCGCTGCGTCACGGTGGTCACGAGCCGGTACCGGCTGCGCGGCCTGATCGCCTCGGACGCGGCCCGGCCTGTGCCGGTGGGCGTCCTCGGACCGGACGACGGCACGGCCCTGCTCGCCGCCGTCCTCGGCGAGGAGCGGGTGCGCGCGGAGGCGGTGGCCGCCCGGCGCCTGGCCGAGCTGTGCGGCGGGCTCCCGCTCGCGCTGCGGGTGGCCGCCGCCCGGCTCGCGGACCAGCCGGACTGGTCCCTGGGCGCGATGAGCGCCGAACTGTCCGACGAGTCGCGCCGCCTGGGCCTGCTCGACGTGGAGGACACCGGCGTACGGGCGGCGCTGCGCCTCACCGTGCGCCGCCTCCCCGAGGACGTGGCGCACCACTTCGCCCATCTGGGCCGCCACCCGGGCACGCACGTCGACCGGTTCGCGGCCGCCGCCCTCGCGGGCACCGATCCGCAGGCGGCCGAGGCCGCCCTGGAGCGCCTGGCCGCGGCCCATCTCGTCACCCGCTCCGCGCCGGGGCGCTGGTCGCTGCACGATCTCGTACGGCTCTACGCGCGCGGCCTGGACGCCGGGCCCGACGCGGTCCCCCGGGTGCTCGACCACCACGTGGCCACCGCCCTCGCCGCGGTCGCCGCGGCCGAGCCCGGCGAGGAGGCCTGCTTCGACCTGCCCGCGGACTTCCACCGGCCGCCCGCCGTACGGGAGTTCGGCGGCCGCGAGGAGGCCATGGCCTGGTACGCGGCCGAGCGCGAGGACCTCACCCTCGCGGTGGCCGCGGCGCGCGCCGCCGGGCTGCACGGCAGGACCTGGCGGCTCGTGCTCGCGCTGTGGCCGCACATCGTGTGGCGGCACCGGGACGGCTGGGCGCCGCTCCTCCAGACGGCCCTTGAGGCCGCGCGGGCCGACGCCGACGCCCGGGCCGAGGCGCGGGTGCGGGCCCTGCTCGGCTGGGTCCTCGCCGAGGAGGGCCGCACCGGCGACGCCCTGGTCCATCTGGAGGCCGCCACCGAGCTGGCCGCGCGGGCGAAGGACGTGCCGGGCGAGGCGACGGCCCTGGTCAACCTGTCGCTCGTCCAGGCAGCCCTCGGCGACCCGGAGGAGGCGGCGGAGGGCTGTCTGCGGGCGGCCGGCCTCGCGCGCGAAGTCGGGGACCGGCACACCGAGCGCCTGGCCCTGCACCACCTGGCCCGCCACCTCTTGGTCCTCAAGCAGTGGGGACCGGCCCTCGACACGGCCACCGCCGCCCTCGCCGTCGACATCCCCGCGCAGGCCTCGGCGGCGTCGCGGGTGCTGCTCCTCACCGCGGCGGGGGAGGCCCTGATCGGCCTGGGCGAGGAAGCGGAGGGTGTCCGGCGCCTCGACACCGCGGCGCGGGAAGCGGAAGCGTCCGGCTTCGACGAGGGCGCGGTCGGGGCGCTCGGCGCGCTGCTGCGCTTCTCGGCGGACGTGGGCCTGCGGGCCCGCTACGACACGGCGGTCATGCGGCTCACGGCCCGGTCCTGA
- a CDS encoding MGH1-like glycoside hydrolase domain-containing protein codes for MDRTTTGAAVTAQVSPAAAGRADRATTGAPAPKTTADAGARGDPDPLRTAAARVLHTNWTGASTVPSRGLYPHQWSWDSAFIAIGLRHLSPLRAQVELETLLRAQWADGRVPHIVFNPSVPLDAYFPSPDFWRSATAGRAAGAPGGVQTSGIVQPPVHALAAWLVHLADPGLSRARSFLARVHPRLAAWHRFLLHRRDLGGAGLAAVVHPWEQGMDNSPCWDVPLSRVPPARPRTFRRADLDHGCPRDRPTDLDYGRYVRLATDYRDRGYGAADRGPHEHRGDFAVEDPAFNALLIASEHALARITGELGVAATARHERAERLTRVLVERLWDPASGIFRCRDLRAGPAEGAPVAERGITGLVPLLLPGLPGDVVAALVRTACGPHFELGGRTRLVPSHDLLSPAFDARRYWRGPAWINTNWLFERGLRLHGERARADALRTALLDVASASGFSEYVDPYTGRGFGTRGFSWSAALALDLHLDADHASAHHTAGSCGSERARHD; via the coding sequence GTGGACCGCACCACCACGGGCGCCGCGGTGACGGCGCAGGTCTCCCCGGCGGCCGCTGGCCGGGCCGACCGGGCGACGACCGGCGCGCCGGCGCCGAAGACCACCGCCGACGCGGGCGCCAGGGGCGACCCGGACCCCTTACGCACGGCCGCCGCCCGGGTCCTGCACACCAACTGGACCGGCGCCTCGACCGTCCCGTCCCGCGGCCTCTACCCCCACCAGTGGTCCTGGGACTCCGCGTTCATCGCGATCGGCCTGCGCCATCTTTCGCCGCTGCGCGCCCAGGTGGAGCTGGAGACGCTGCTGCGCGCGCAGTGGGCCGACGGCCGCGTCCCGCACATCGTGTTCAACCCCTCCGTACCGCTGGACGCGTACTTCCCCAGCCCCGACTTCTGGCGCTCCGCCACCGCGGGGCGCGCGGCGGGCGCGCCGGGCGGCGTGCAGACCTCCGGCATCGTGCAGCCGCCGGTGCACGCCCTCGCCGCCTGGCTGGTGCACCTCGCCGACCCCGGTCTTTCCCGGGCCCGCTCCTTCCTCGCCCGCGTCCATCCGCGCCTCGCGGCCTGGCACCGCTTCCTGCTGCACCGGCGCGACCTCGGCGGCGCGGGGCTCGCCGCCGTCGTCCACCCCTGGGAGCAGGGCATGGACAACAGCCCCTGCTGGGACGTCCCGCTGAGCCGCGTCCCGCCCGCGCGGCCGCGCACCTTCCGCCGCGCCGACCTGGACCACGGCTGCCCGCGCGACCGGCCGACGGACCTCGACTACGGCCGGTACGTACGGCTCGCCACGGACTACCGCGACCGGGGCTACGGCGCCGCCGACCGCGGACCCCACGAGCACCGCGGCGACTTCGCCGTCGAGGACCCGGCCTTCAACGCCCTCCTGATCGCGTCCGAGCACGCCCTCGCCCGGATCACCGGCGAGCTCGGCGTCGCCGCGACGGCCCGGCACGAGCGCGCGGAGCGGCTCACCCGGGTGCTTGTGGAGCGGCTGTGGGACCCGGCGTCCGGCATCTTCCGGTGCCGCGACCTGCGGGCCGGGCCCGCGGAAGGGGCTCCCGTGGCCGAGCGGGGGATCACCGGGCTCGTCCCGCTGCTGCTGCCGGGCCTGCCGGGCGACGTCGTCGCCGCCCTGGTGCGCACCGCGTGCGGCCCGCACTTCGAACTCGGCGGCCGGACCCGGCTCGTGCCCAGCCACGACCTGCTGAGCCCGGCCTTCGACGCCCGCCGCTACTGGCGCGGGCCCGCCTGGATCAACACCAACTGGCTGTTCGAGCGCGGCCTGCGGCTGCACGGCGAGCGGGCGCGGGCCGACGCCCTGCGCACGGCGCTGCTCGACGTGGCGAGCGCCTCCGGCTTCTCCGAGTACGTGGATCCGTACACGGGGCGCGGCTTCGGCACCCGCGGCTTCAGCTGGAGCGCGGCACTGGCACTCGATCTGCACCTGGACGCGGACCACGCGTCGGCACACCACACAGCGGGGTCTTGCGGGAGCGAGAGGGCTCGACATGACTGA
- a CDS encoding DUF4232 domain-containing protein — translation MRTSRIRTTALAAAATAALAVSLTACGSSDDNGAGKTEVSTVGKATADKTTEKPGTSDGSDGSNGSDQAGPSRSASGSAAQGSGASGTTVEATRSTSVRQCDGTEMSYSVLHRFAKQRGEHLLITATNADAKPCWVASYPSVMLGKSANVLPHASKDAPGGTDRITVKPGGKVYSAVNLFTGGGRSQTSADLSLALRDRTGDTGPGTDQQAFDAKGAPSKFTWSSADVTNWNTAKPYDF, via the coding sequence ATGCGTACGTCGCGCATCCGCACCACCGCCCTGGCCGCCGCGGCCACCGCCGCCCTCGCCGTGTCCCTGACGGCCTGCGGCAGCTCGGACGACAACGGCGCCGGGAAGACCGAGGTCAGCACGGTCGGCAAGGCCACGGCCGACAAGACCACGGAGAAGCCGGGCACGTCGGACGGCTCGGACGGGTCGAACGGATCGGACCAGGCCGGGCCGTCCCGCTCCGCTTCGGGCTCGGCCGCGCAGGGCTCCGGCGCCTCCGGCACCACCGTCGAGGCCACGCGCTCCACGAGCGTCCGGCAGTGCGACGGCACCGAGATGTCGTACTCCGTCCTGCACCGCTTCGCCAAGCAGCGCGGCGAGCACCTGCTGATCACCGCGACGAACGCCGACGCCAAGCCGTGCTGGGTGGCCTCGTACCCCTCGGTGATGCTCGGGAAGAGCGCGAACGTCCTTCCCCACGCGTCCAAGGACGCCCCGGGCGGCACCGACCGCATCACGGTCAAGCCCGGCGGCAAGGTCTACTCCGCCGTGAACCTCTTCACCGGCGGAGGCCGGAGCCAGACCTCGGCGGACCTCTCCCTCGCGCTGCGCGACCGCACCGGCGACACCGGCCCCGGCACCGACCAGCAGGCCTTCGACGCCAAGGGCGCCCCGTCGAAGTTCACCTGGTCCAGCGCCGACGTCACCAACTGGAACACGGCCAAGCCGTACGACTTCTGA
- a CDS encoding ROK family transcriptional regulator, giving the protein MRNGTPVRGAAQASAGDLLHLVRSGRATTRGALQQVTGLSRATVGQRLDRLFRAGWLREGTAAPVGSPLGGRPAARLEFDDAHAVVLAAGLETRHARTALLTLTGDVLAEHTGPLRVDEGPERVLDELGVRFAALLREGDGAARSVCGIGLAVPGPVDSETGRVVQPPIMPGWDGYDIRARLGRSFAARTGGSARVPVLVDNDANLMAYGEQRAAYPDCSAFALVKVSTGIGAGVVVDGSVYRGVDGGAGDIGHIRVPWVPGSESALCRCGSYGCLAAVASGRALAGRLAAAGVPAPSGAAVTSGSDVAELLAAGHPEAVRLAREAGQRVGEVLATVVTLLNPGVLMIAGDLAGTPFLTGVRELLYQRALPRSTAHLEIVTSRLGERAAVTGAGALVVEHLYAPQRAEERLAALGF; this is encoded by the coding sequence ATGAGGAACGGGACCCCGGTGCGCGGGGCCGCCCAGGCGAGCGCGGGCGACCTGCTGCACCTCGTGCGCAGCGGCCGCGCCACCACGCGCGGCGCCCTCCAGCAGGTCACGGGCCTCTCCCGGGCCACGGTCGGCCAGCGCCTCGACCGCCTCTTCCGCGCGGGCTGGCTGCGCGAGGGCACCGCCGCCCCGGTGGGCTCCCCGCTCGGCGGCCGCCCCGCCGCCCGCCTGGAGTTCGACGACGCGCACGCCGTGGTCCTCGCCGCGGGCCTGGAGACCCGGCACGCCCGCACGGCCCTGCTCACCCTCACCGGGGACGTCCTCGCCGAGCACACCGGGCCCCTGCGGGTGGACGAGGGCCCGGAGCGGGTCCTGGACGAGCTGGGCGTCCGGTTCGCCGCGCTGCTGCGCGAGGGCGACGGCGCCGCGCGCTCGGTCTGCGGCATCGGCCTCGCCGTGCCGGGCCCGGTGGACAGCGAGACGGGCCGCGTGGTGCAGCCGCCGATCATGCCCGGCTGGGACGGCTACGACATAAGAGCCCGGCTTGGCCGCTCCTTCGCCGCGCGCACGGGCGGCTCCGCCCGGGTGCCGGTCCTCGTCGACAACGACGCCAACCTCATGGCGTACGGGGAGCAGCGCGCCGCCTACCCCGACTGCTCGGCCTTCGCCCTGGTCAAGGTCTCCACCGGGATCGGCGCGGGCGTCGTCGTGGACGGCTCCGTGTACCGGGGCGTGGACGGCGGCGCGGGCGACATCGGGCACATACGGGTGCCGTGGGTGCCCGGAAGCGAATCCGCCCTGTGCCGGTGCGGCTCGTACGGCTGTCTGGCCGCGGTGGCCAGCGGGCGCGCGCTCGCCGGGCGGCTCGCGGCGGCGGGCGTGCCCGCGCCCTCCGGCGCGGCGGTGACCTCCGGCTCCGACGTGGCGGAGCTGCTCGCGGCCGGGCACCCGGAGGCGGTGCGGCTCGCCCGCGAGGCGGGGCAGCGGGTCGGCGAGGTGCTCGCCACGGTCGTGACGCTCCTCAACCCCGGCGTTCTGATGATCGCGGGAGATCTGGCCGGAACGCCCTTCCTGACAGGCGTGCGGGAACTGCTCTACCAGCGGGCCCTGCCCCGCTCCACCGCCCATCTGGAGATCGTCACCTCGCGGCTCGGCGAGCGGGCGGCCGTGACCGGGGCGGGGGCCCTGGTGGTGGAGCACCTCTACGCGCCGCAGCGGGCGGAGGAGCGGCTCGCGGCCCTCGGCTTCTGA